A stretch of Pseudomonas sp. LS.1a DNA encodes these proteins:
- a CDS encoding methyl-accepting chemotaxis protein, with protein MQEAAEGIQALDTQSRVIGSIIKTISDIAGQTNLLALNAAIEAARAGEQGRGFAVVADEVRQLASRTSTATEEIARVVQQNEQLAQAAVAIIDTSKRQAEQGLALADETGSVIVEIQDGAKRVVDVVGQFSSRLSL; from the coding sequence ATGCAAGAGGCGGCAGAGGGCATCCAGGCGCTGGATACCCAGTCGCGGGTGATCGGCTCGATCATCAAGACCATCAGCGACATTGCCGGGCAGACCAACTTGCTGGCGCTGAACGCGGCCATCGAAGCGGCCCGCGCCGGCGAGCAGGGGCGGGGGTTTGCCGTGGTTGCCGATGAAGTGCGCCAGCTGGCCTCGCGCACCAGCACCGCCACCGAGGAAATCGCCCGGGTGGTGCAGCAGAACGAGCAACTGGCCCAGGCGGCAGTGGCGATCATCGACACCAGCAAGCGCCAGGCCGAGCAGGGGCTGGCACTGGCGGACGAGACCGGGAGCGTGATTGTCGAGATCCAGGACGGGGCAAAGCGGGTGGTGGATGTGGTGGGGCAGTTTTCCAGCCGGTTGAGTCTTTGA
- a CDS encoding DUF6861 domain-containing protein, whose amino-acid sequence MYLDYLVPSWFEIESRITDEMGYQGRAQFRTYLNEPAASLALNLRRVRAVQSAFNQAEWQAGSILHQRFADLEIASILNELLKVVREMAMIVVGSTLTGGAIGAGIGAFGAGAGAIPLAGAGAAMGLKVSGWILGVLGLASIAEFFIEGLPRIGEYYLDGIRIAWEGTRDESDDPFGRDDLHAISRAAHHIAMGHVEVVVLLLGAIVSYLTRGRGDARMLAQEMAASRKGVRLGQWMLKHEEGLKKRPDLQVPERRKGAANEPQPVQPNRPAGKDKEPSTGKPGSMPLHTVACFKADKLPVSKHGEFERQLKGQQDGLNRLTVEEFLENLTHPVKRDPNIARKARKKLYDKLKDRTQKNLMKSMSPIEAKKLSVRQAKETMSSLAALHNPDLSAGGRDAISDFGDRQVNSTIGPQWKNRVGGLKQAAEELSRSGGASSLLNVRLHKC is encoded by the coding sequence ATGTACCTGGATTACCTCGTGCCCTCGTGGTTCGAGATCGAATCACGCATTACCGATGAAATGGGCTATCAGGGACGCGCCCAATTTCGTACCTACCTCAATGAACCGGCCGCCTCACTGGCCCTCAACCTGCGTCGGGTCAGGGCTGTCCAGTCGGCCTTCAACCAGGCCGAGTGGCAGGCCGGCAGTATCCTGCACCAACGCTTTGCCGACCTGGAAATCGCCAGCATCCTCAACGAACTGCTCAAGGTCGTGAGGGAGATGGCGATGATCGTCGTCGGCAGCACCCTCACCGGCGGCGCCATTGGCGCTGGCATCGGGGCATTTGGCGCAGGTGCAGGGGCCATTCCCTTGGCCGGCGCTGGCGCGGCGATGGGCCTCAAGGTCAGCGGCTGGATACTTGGCGTACTGGGACTTGCCTCCATTGCCGAGTTCTTTATCGAAGGCCTGCCCCGCATCGGCGAGTACTACCTCGATGGCATTCGCATAGCCTGGGAGGGCACGCGGGACGAAAGTGATGACCCGTTCGGGCGGGACGATCTGCATGCGATTTCCAGGGCTGCCCACCACATCGCCATGGGCCATGTGGAAGTGGTGGTGCTGCTGTTGGGGGCGATCGTCTCGTACCTCACCCGCGGGCGCGGCGATGCCCGGATGCTGGCGCAGGAGATGGCGGCCAGCCGCAAAGGTGTGCGGCTGGGGCAATGGATGCTCAAGCATGAAGAGGGGCTGAAGAAACGACCGGACCTGCAGGTGCCGGAGCGGCGCAAGGGGGCAGCGAATGAGCCGCAACCGGTGCAGCCGAATCGGCCGGCGGGAAAAGACAAGGAGCCCTCGACGGGGAAGCCCGGTAGCATGCCGTTGCATACGGTGGCGTGTTTCAAGGCAGACAAATTGCCAGTATCCAAGCATGGCGAGTTTGAACGGCAGTTGAAGGGACAGCAGGATGGGCTAAACCGGCTTACGGTTGAAGAGTTTCTTGAAAATCTTACTCATCCAGTCAAGCGGGATCCGAACATTGCCAGGAAAGCAAGGAAGAAACTGTATGATAAATTGAAAGATAGAACTCAGAAAAATTTGATGAAAAGTATGAGCCCTATTGAAGCTAAAAAACTTTCAGTGAGGCAAGCAAAGGAAACCATGTCATCGCTTGCGGCATTGCATAATCCAGATTTGAGCGCGGGTGGTAGGGACGCTATTTCTGACTTCGGCGACAGACAAGTCAACTCTACTATAGGTCCGCAGTGGAAAAATAGAGTGGGAGGATTAAAGCAAGCTGCTGAAGAGCTATCCAGGTCGGGTGGTGCATCAAGCCTTTTGAATGTCAGGTTGCATAAATGCTAA
- a CDS encoding GAD-like domain-containing protein — protein sequence MDEFFSIFIEEMGNPVFRQEVPPSSIQRYSGKLPEKLLEYWAEHGWCGYGDGIFWTVNPQDYEGVVASFIEGTALEGRDTYHLVARGAFGDLYLWGENSGFSLDIIAYASRYSGNDHELATADIDREVQGFFLGMEKESNDFGDLFEPAKRKLGMLKHDEMYGFVPALAFGGPSELANIEKVKAVEHLILLSQISTLEPYSFSDF from the coding sequence ATGGATGAATTCTTTTCAATTTTTATAGAGGAAATGGGTAATCCTGTATTCCGGCAAGAGGTTCCGCCTTCGAGCATACAGCGTTATAGTGGAAAATTGCCGGAAAAATTATTGGAATATTGGGCTGAGCACGGATGGTGTGGATACGGCGACGGGATATTCTGGACTGTCAACCCACAGGATTACGAGGGGGTGGTCGCTTCATTCATTGAAGGTACTGCATTAGAGGGGCGTGATACGTATCATCTAGTCGCTCGCGGTGCCTTTGGTGATCTCTATCTATGGGGTGAAAATTCCGGGTTTTCATTGGACATCATAGCCTACGCGTCACGTTATTCTGGCAATGACCATGAATTAGCGACAGCTGATATCGATAGGGAAGTGCAAGGTTTTTTCCTGGGCATGGAGAAGGAATCCAATGATTTCGGCGACCTATTCGAGCCAGCAAAGAGAAAATTAGGCATGCTAAAGCACGATGAAATGTATGGTTTTGTTCCGGCCTTGGCGTTCGGTGGGCCAAGTGAACTTGCTAATATCGAAAAGGTTAAGGCAGTGGAACATTTGATATTGCTTTCTCAGATTTCTACTCTAGAACCCTACAGCTTCTCTGACTTCTAG
- the cysZ gene encoding sulfate transporter CysZ — protein MQAPVLSGPQYLREGLKLVLSPNLRLFVLLPLAVNLLLFGGLIYFAGHQFSLWVDALMPSLPSWLSFLTYILWPLFVALVVLMVFFTFTLVANIIAAPFNGFLAEKVEVVVRGQDNFPAFSWGELVAMVPRTFGREMRKLGYFLPRAIGLFILSLIPVVNVVAAPLWLIFGVWMMAIQYIDYPADNNKMSWQDMLAWLRQKRWQSLGFGGITYLALMIPLVNVLMMPAAVAGATLFWVRERN, from the coding sequence ATGCAAGCCCCTGTACTCTCTGGCCCCCAATACCTGCGCGAAGGCCTGAAACTGGTGCTGAGCCCCAATCTGCGGTTGTTCGTGCTGCTGCCGCTGGCGGTCAACCTGCTGCTGTTTGGCGGCCTGATCTACTTCGCCGGCCACCAGTTCAGCCTGTGGGTGGACGCCCTGATGCCAAGCTTGCCGAGCTGGCTGAGCTTTCTCACCTACATCCTCTGGCCGCTGTTCGTCGCCCTGGTGGTGCTGATGGTGTTCTTCACCTTCACCCTGGTGGCCAACATCATTGCCGCGCCGTTCAATGGCTTTCTGGCGGAAAAGGTCGAGGTGGTGGTGCGTGGCCAGGACAACTTCCCGGCGTTCAGCTGGGGCGAACTGGTGGCCATGGTGCCACGTACATTCGGCCGTGAAATGCGCAAGCTGGGCTACTTCCTGCCGCGGGCCATCGGCCTGTTCATCCTGTCGCTGATCCCGGTGGTCAACGTGGTGGCGGCGCCGCTATGGCTGATCTTCGGGGTGTGGATGATGGCTATCCAGTACATCGACTACCCGGCGGACAACAACAAGATGAGCTGGCAGGACATGCTGGCCTGGCTGCGGCAGAAGCGCTGGCAGTCGTTGGGGTTTGGTGGCATCACCTACCTGGCTCTGATGATTCCGCTGGTGAACGTGCTGATGATGCCGGCGGCGGTGGCCGGGGCTACGTTGTTCTGGGTGCGGGAGCGTAACTGA
- the trxB gene encoding thioredoxin-disulfide reductase → MSEVRHSRVIILGSGPAGYSAAVYAARANLKPLLITGMQAGGQLTTTTEVDNWPGDPHGLTGPALMQRMQEHAERFETEIVFDHINAVDLANKPFTLQGDSGKYTCDALIIATGASARYLGLPSEETFMGKGVSACATCDGFFYRNKPVAVVGGGNTAVEEALYLANIASKVTLVHRRDTFRAEKILVDKLHARVAEGKIELKLNATLDEVLGDNMGVTGARLKNNDGSSDEIKVDGVFIAIGHTPNTSLFEGQLTLKDGYLVVNGGREGNATATNVEGVFAAGDVADHVYRQAITSAGAGCMAALDVERYLDGLANASF, encoded by the coding sequence ATGTCTGAAGTACGTCATTCGCGCGTCATCATTCTCGGTTCCGGCCCTGCCGGTTACAGCGCCGCGGTGTATGCCGCCCGTGCCAATCTCAAGCCGCTGCTGATCACCGGCATGCAGGCCGGCGGCCAGCTGACCACCACCACCGAAGTCGACAACTGGCCGGGCGACCCCCACGGCCTGACCGGCCCGGCCCTGATGCAGCGCATGCAGGAGCACGCCGAGCGTTTCGAAACCGAAATCGTCTTCGACCACATCAACGCCGTCGACCTGGCCAACAAGCCGTTCACCCTGCAGGGTGACAGCGGCAAGTACACCTGCGACGCGCTGATCATCGCCACTGGCGCCAGCGCCCGCTACCTGGGCCTGCCGTCGGAAGAAACCTTCATGGGCAAGGGCGTTTCGGCCTGCGCTACCTGCGACGGTTTCTTCTACCGCAACAAGCCGGTTGCCGTGGTTGGCGGCGGCAACACTGCCGTGGAAGAGGCGCTGTACCTGGCCAACATCGCCAGCAAGGTGACCCTGGTGCACCGTCGCGATACCTTCCGCGCCGAGAAGATCCTGGTCGACAAGCTGCACGCCCGTGTGGCCGAAGGCAAGATCGAGCTCAAGCTCAACGCCACCCTGGACGAAGTGCTGGGTGACAACATGGGTGTGACCGGTGCGCGCCTGAAGAACAACGACGGCAGCAGCGACGAAATCAAGGTTGACGGCGTGTTCATCGCCATTGGCCACACCCCTAACACCTCGCTGTTCGAAGGCCAGCTGACCCTCAAGGACGGCTACCTGGTGGTCAACGGCGGCCGTGAGGGCAATGCCACCGCCACCAACGTCGAGGGCGTGTTCGCCGCCGGTGACGTGGCTGACCACGTTTACCGCCAGGCCATTACCTCGGCCGGTGCCGGCTGCATGGCGGCATTGGATGTGGAGCGTTACCTGGACGGGCTGGCCAACGCCTCGTTCTGA